The DNA segment GAAAGCGGTCGAGGCGCTCGTCGCTGCCGGGTATTTCGGCACCTCCAGCGACTCTGAAATCAAGGTAAAGGCCAAGAGCGGCGCCAAGAAGGCGAACGTTCAAACGTTGAAATTGACCGGCGTGCACCTGTGCTGCGGCAAGTGTGTCACGGCGGTTAATGACGCGATCTCCAAGGTGAGCGGCGTCAAAGCCAATACGGCGACCAAGGGTGCCGAATCGTTCGAAGTGACTGGCGCTTTCAATCCGAAAGAAGTGGTGGCCGCTCTGAACAAGGTCGGACTGACCGGTAAAGTTGCCAAGTAACACCGAGCGGGAATATTTCCCATTTGGTTACACGGGGTGGCTCTGGGTCGGCCCAGAGCCGTGTTCCGCGAGAGAAGGTGATGGCATGTCCGACATTACTCAGCTTTTAAAGGCTATTGATGCTGGGAATTCTCAGGCGGGCGAAGAGCTGCTGCCCTTGGTGTATGGCGAGTTGCGCCGACTAGCCGCCGCCAAGATGGCTCGGGAAACCCCAGGGCAAACCTTGCAGGCCACGGCGCTGGTTCATGAAGCCTGGTTGCGTTTGGTTGGTTCCGAGGATCAAGGGGTGTGGAGCGGCCGCAATCACTTTTTTGCTGCCGCAGCCGAAGCTATGCGACGGATTCTAGTGGACCGGGCTCGGCAAAAGCACCGCATCCGTCATGGGGGAGAGTTGGAGAGAGTGGACCTGACGGATGTTCAAGTGGCCACTCAGGACAAGGATGAGACGGTCTTAGCCATGGACGAAGCCCTCGAGAAGCTGGGCAAGGAATGGCCGGAGAAAGCCGAGATCGTCAAGCTGCGGTATTTCACCGGCATGACTCACGAGGAGATCAGCCAGGCTCTCAATCTGTCCGAAACGACAGTTCGACGACACTGGGCTTTCGCCCGCGCCTGGCTCCATGCGGAGCTAACGAACTTCCGGTGAGCGTGACAGCCCGAATTCCTCGCACTAAGGCACGAAGTTCACGAAGGAGGGGAACCGTTCCTGGCCGCCTGTAGAATCGTCCTTACTCGGATGATTACGCGCGGAGGAGAATGCGGCGCTATGGACTGCGCGTCGCATGCCACCGCTTTCCCTTCATGCCAGCTCCCCCTCCGGCGCGCCCTTTCAGAGTAGCCCCCCAGCCACGCCGCCACGCGCAGGAAAGCGGCGACATGTCTCCGCGCTCCATAGAGCCACCCCCCTTCGCACGTCACCCGGGGGAAGGACGTCCTATGGACCGCGGTGGCACGACACCGCTGTTCCTTCACGCCACGGCAACTCTCTCGTGCACCTGCGCGTTGATCGGGCAACCTAGCCAAGGACGCTGCATTATGACCACGCCATCTGATTACATCGATCCGATCCCCTCCTTGGGGAGCTTCGTGCCTTCGTGCGAGGCTATCGGATTCGGGTCCTTTTCCCTCCCTCTTCGTTTCCTTTCGTGAGCGTTCACTATCGGTCGTCTTCCCCACAGAAATCCACGGATCGAAAATAGTTTCATTTTATTTGGACGCTTTCGAAACGAAACGACGCACGTGATGGGTGGAACCAATGTATCTCAAATTACAAGCCATCTGCTCGTGGGTTCTGGTTACCTGGGTTGTTGCCCTGGGTCTCCAAGCCGAGGTGCCTCAGGTGCTGCACTATCAGGGACGGGTGTTCACGGGTGGAACTGGTTTTGAAGGCGCCGGCCGGTTTAAGTTCGCCCTGATCAGCACCGGCGCGGCTCAAGTGTTTTGGCAAAATGCTTCTGATTTCAATGGGGACGGCCAGCCTGATGCAGCGGTGGAGTTGCCTGTCAAAAGCGGCGCTTTCGCTGTCTTTTTGGGAGATGCCACGATCGCCAACATGGCGGCATTTCCGGCGAGGCTGTTTACGAATTCCCCGATGTTGCTTCGAGTTTGGTTCAGTGACGGAGTGATGCCGTTCGCCTCCGTAACGCCCGATCAGCGATTGGGCGCCGTGGCCTACGCCATGATGGCCAGCGAGGTCCCTGATGGTTCCATCAGTTCAACAAAACTGGCAGCCGGGGTGCTGGACGCTAGTAATATCACCGGTACGCTTCGGCCGACCCAAATCCCCAATCTCAACGCCTCCAAAATCGCCACTGGCCGCTTGGCGATTGAGCGGCTGCCTCAGTCCTTGCAGGACCAAAATCTTCAATTGAGCAACCAAGTGG comes from the Verrucomicrobiales bacterium genome and includes:
- a CDS encoding sigma-70 family RNA polymerase sigma factor; this translates as MSDITQLLKAIDAGNSQAGEELLPLVYGELRRLAAAKMARETPGQTLQATALVHEAWLRLVGSEDQGVWSGRNHFFAAAAEAMRRILVDRARQKHRIRHGGELERVDLTDVQVATQDKDETVLAMDEALEKLGKEWPEKAEIVKLRYFTGMTHEEISQALNLSETTVRRHWAFARAWLHAELTNFR